One Sphingopyxis macrogoltabida genomic region harbors:
- a CDS encoding glutathione S-transferase N-terminal domain-containing protein, protein MSTHPIFDRWPAEHPDRLQLFSAPTPNGVKVGIMLEETGLPYEPHRIDITANESHDPAFLSLNPNGKIPAIYDPDGPDGKPLALFESGAILIYLADKSGQFLPADAGGRYEAIQWVMWQMGGVGPMFGQLGFFHKFAGKDYEDKRPRDRYAAESARLLGVLDDRLANREWVMGDDYSIADISLLGWVGNLIGFYGAREIVGFDRFRNVQRWLDTGLARPGVQRGLEVTAA, encoded by the coding sequence ATGAGCACGCATCCGATCTTCGATCGCTGGCCCGCGGAACACCCCGATCGGCTGCAGCTTTTTTCGGCCCCGACGCCGAACGGCGTCAAGGTCGGCATCATGCTCGAGGAAACGGGCCTGCCCTATGAGCCGCATCGCATCGACATCACGGCGAACGAAAGCCACGACCCTGCCTTCCTCTCACTCAATCCCAACGGCAAGATCCCGGCGATCTACGACCCAGACGGCCCCGACGGCAAGCCGCTGGCGCTGTTCGAATCGGGGGCAATTCTGATCTATCTTGCCGACAAAAGCGGACAGTTCCTGCCGGCCGATGCGGGCGGGCGTTACGAAGCGATCCAGTGGGTAATGTGGCAAATGGGCGGCGTCGGCCCGATGTTCGGACAGCTCGGCTTCTTCCACAAATTCGCCGGCAAGGATTATGAAGACAAGCGCCCACGCGATCGTTACGCGGCCGAATCCGCGCGGCTGCTCGGCGTCCTCGACGACCGGTTGGCGAACCGTGAATGGGTGATGGGCGACGATTACAGCATCGCCGATATCTCGCTGCTCGGCTGGGTGGGCAACCTGATCGGCTTCTACGGCGCGCGCGAGATCGTCGGGTTCGACCGGTTCCGGAATGTCCAGCGCTGGCTCGATACCGGGCTGGCGCGGCCGGGGGTGCAGCGCGGGCTGGAGGTCACCGCCGCCTGA
- a CDS encoding ETC complex I subunit, which produces MKARIFQKPKNAMQSGRAGTQRWMLEFAPAEARKADPLMGWAGSGDTQRQLRLGFASCEEALAYAEKNGIEVEVTATPVRTLKIQAYADNFR; this is translated from the coding sequence ATGAAAGCGCGTATTTTCCAGAAGCCCAAGAATGCCATGCAGTCGGGGCGCGCGGGAACGCAGCGCTGGATGCTGGAATTCGCTCCGGCCGAAGCGCGCAAGGCCGACCCGCTGATGGGCTGGGCCGGCAGCGGCGACACGCAGCGCCAGTTGCGGCTGGGCTTTGCGAGTTGCGAAGAGGCGCTCGCCTACGCCGAGAAGAACGGCATCGAGGTGGAGGTGACCGCGACGCCCGTCCGGACGCTCAAGATTCAGGCATACGCCGACAATTTCCGCTGA
- a CDS encoding response regulator transcription factor, whose protein sequence is MRILIVEDEPTLGPQLKATLEGAGYAVDLATDGEDGHFLGSTESYDAAILDLGLPEIDGLTVLDRWRKEKRNFPVLVLTARDSWSDKVAGLDAGADDYLAKPFQTEELIARLRALIRRAAGNASSELIAGDVRLDTRSGRVTLDGAPVKLTAQEYKLLSYLLHHKGKVVSRTELIEHIYDQDFDRDSNTIEVFVTRIRKKLGADIITTIRGLGYQLDDPS, encoded by the coding sequence ATGCGGATTTTGATTGTCGAAGACGAACCCACGCTCGGCCCGCAGCTCAAGGCGACGCTGGAAGGCGCCGGCTATGCCGTCGATCTCGCGACCGACGGCGAGGACGGTCATTTCCTGGGCTCGACCGAAAGCTACGACGCCGCGATCCTCGACCTCGGCTTGCCCGAGATCGACGGGCTCACCGTGCTCGACCGCTGGCGCAAGGAAAAGCGCAATTTCCCGGTGCTCGTCCTGACCGCGCGCGACAGCTGGTCGGACAAGGTGGCAGGGCTCGACGCCGGCGCCGACGATTATCTGGCCAAGCCTTTCCAGACCGAAGAGCTGATCGCCCGCCTGCGCGCGCTGATCCGCCGGGCCGCGGGCAATGCATCGAGCGAACTCATTGCGGGCGATGTCCGTCTCGATACGCGCTCGGGCCGCGTGACGCTCGACGGCGCGCCGGTGAAGCTGACCGCACAGGAATATAAGCTGTTGTCGTACCTGCTCCACCACAAGGGCAAGGTCGTATCGCGGACCGAACTGATCGAACATATCTACGATCAGGATTTCGATCGCGATTCGAACACGATCGAAGTGTTCGTGACGCGTATCCGCAAAAAGCTGGGCGCCGACATCATCACGACGATCCGCGGCCTCGGTTATCAGCTCGACGATCCGTCATAG
- a CDS encoding polyprenyl synthetase family protein, with the protein MTAEIHQLHGDRPPSLDPMMALVAADMNEMNSVILDRMQSEVPLIPELAGHLIAGGGKRMRPMLTLACGKLLDYPGRRHCKLAAAVEFIHTATLLHDDVVDKSDLRRGRKTANLIWGNSASVLVGDFLFSRAFEVMVEDGSLKVLKILSRASAVIAEGEVNQLSAQRRIETSEDQYLAIINAKTAELFAAACKIAAVVAERDEATEAALDAYGRNLGIAFQLVDDAIDYVSDAETMGKGVGDDFRDGKVTLPVILAYARGSAEEREFWKQAIVGHRTSDEDLAFATSLLRRHDTIADTLARARHYGQRAVDAIGGFGASQAKAALTEAVAFAVARAY; encoded by the coding sequence ATGACTGCGGAAATTCACCAACTGCACGGCGACCGGCCGCCCTCGCTCGACCCGATGATGGCGCTCGTCGCCGCCGACATGAACGAGATGAATTCGGTCATTCTCGACCGGATGCAGTCCGAAGTGCCCCTGATCCCCGAACTGGCGGGCCATCTGATCGCCGGCGGCGGCAAGCGGATGCGGCCGATGCTGACGCTCGCCTGCGGCAAACTGCTCGACTATCCCGGCCGCCGCCACTGCAAGCTCGCCGCCGCGGTCGAATTCATCCACACCGCGACGCTGCTCCACGACGATGTCGTCGACAAATCGGACCTCCGCCGCGGCCGCAAGACCGCGAACCTCATCTGGGGCAACAGCGCCTCCGTGCTCGTCGGCGATTTCCTCTTCAGCCGCGCCTTCGAGGTGATGGTCGAGGATGGGTCGCTGAAGGTGCTGAAAATCCTGAGCCGCGCCTCAGCGGTGATCGCCGAGGGCGAGGTCAACCAGCTTTCGGCACAGCGGCGGATCGAGACGAGCGAGGACCAGTATCTCGCGATCATCAACGCCAAGACCGCCGAACTGTTCGCCGCGGCGTGCAAGATCGCGGCGGTCGTCGCCGAACGCGACGAAGCGACCGAAGCCGCGCTCGACGCCTATGGCCGCAACCTCGGCATCGCCTTCCAGCTCGTCGACGATGCGATCGACTATGTCTCGGACGCCGAGACGATGGGGAAGGGCGTCGGCGACGACTTCCGCGACGGCAAGGTGACGCTGCCCGTCATCCTCGCCTATGCCCGCGGCAGCGCCGAGGAGCGCGAGTTCTGGAAGCAGGCGATCGTCGGTCATCGCACCTCGGACGAGGATCTTGCTTTCGCGACCAGCCTGCTCCGCAGGCATGACACGATCGCCGACACGCTCGCGCGGGCGCGTCATTATGGCCAGCGCGCGGTCGACGCGATCGGCGGCTTCGGCGCCAGCCAGGCGAAAGCGGCGCTCACCGAAGCGGTCGCCTTCGCGGTCGCGCGCGCCTATTGA
- a CDS encoding phage holin family protein — translation MPSPDHDTSPSPDQRSFDGISHGYAPGGRPITPPPVPLEKIVGDVVDNLQSAAEAELTLLKARGALAYHGVGWTSAWGFVAACALLVAMLALAFGAILVLAQHIGPLLATLIVFAVLLAIAAFAGWRARLSYGDVKAAFRDDLLAEGDD, via the coding sequence TTGCCCTCTCCCGATCATGACACCTCGCCTTCCCCGGATCAGCGCAGCTTTGATGGCATAAGTCACGGCTACGCTCCCGGCGGACGGCCGATCACGCCGCCGCCGGTGCCGCTCGAAAAGATCGTCGGCGACGTCGTCGACAATCTGCAATCGGCGGCAGAGGCTGAGCTAACCCTGCTCAAGGCGCGCGGCGCGCTGGCGTACCACGGCGTCGGCTGGACTTCGGCGTGGGGCTTCGTCGCCGCCTGCGCGCTGCTTGTCGCGATGCTGGCGCTCGCGTTCGGCGCGATCCTCGTGCTTGCCCAGCATATCGGGCCGCTGCTCGCGACGCTGATCGTCTTTGCGGTGCTGCTGGCGATCGCCGCCTTTGCCGGATGGCGCGCGCGCCTCAGCTATGGCGACGTCAAAGCGGCGTTCCGTGACGATCTGCTCGCGGAGGGAGACGATTGA
- a CDS encoding HU family DNA-binding protein, giving the protein MNKQDLIATVADSSGLTKGDASKAVEAVFDAVTAALKKGGEVRLVGFGTFSVSKRKASTGRNPRTGETMTIAASNQPKFKAGKALKDACN; this is encoded by the coding sequence ATGAACAAACAAGACCTGATCGCCACCGTCGCTGACTCGAGCGGCCTTACCAAGGGTGATGCGAGCAAGGCGGTTGAAGCCGTTTTCGACGCGGTCACCGCGGCACTGAAGAAGGGCGGCGAAGTCCGTCTGGTCGGTTTCGGGACGTTCTCGGTCAGCAAGCGCAAGGCGTCGACCGGCCGCAACCCGCGCACCGGCGAAACGATGACCATCGCGGCATCGAACCAGCCGAAGTTCAAGGCCGGCAAGGCCCTCAAGGACGCCTGCAACTGA
- a CDS encoding sensor histidine kinase has product MIAIAALWISVLLIGGGFALDRVLTGAITRNFDSSLEYVLIAMIRSSEIGPDGEVRLIEPLGDQRFLEPYSGLYWQISGGEQEPYRSRSLWERSLKAPTPHIDDEIHTYDSTQFPDEELRVLERNVLLPGSKVSWRYQIAQSREALDLQVGAVRATLIPSLALLGLGLIILAALQTFYGLWPLRHIRRAIAAMRGGHHRRVTAPLPLEVQPMVDELNALLAHNEKQAEEARLHAGNLAHALKTPLTVLVNSATSSDSELADTVRREAATMQRQVDHHLARARAVGRRGAAQARAVVWDSANSVSRAVAALHPDVRLDVAGDKTIVARVERQDLDELVGNLLENAAKYGGGSVFVTIQRDGDMAEILVEDDGTGISLADRDRVIDRGVRLDSGKPGTGLGLAIVRDVAEIYGGSIALEESDDLGGLLVRLRLPAG; this is encoded by the coding sequence ATGATCGCGATCGCGGCGCTGTGGATTTCGGTGCTGCTGATCGGCGGCGGCTTTGCGCTCGACCGGGTGCTGACCGGGGCGATCACCCGCAATTTCGATTCGAGCCTCGAATATGTGCTGATCGCGATGATCCGCTCGTCGGAGATCGGCCCCGATGGCGAGGTGCGGCTGATCGAACCGCTCGGCGACCAGCGCTTCCTCGAGCCCTATAGCGGCCTCTACTGGCAGATCAGCGGCGGCGAGCAGGAGCCCTATCGCTCGCGTTCGCTGTGGGAACGCTCGCTGAAGGCGCCGACGCCGCACATCGACGATGAAATTCACACCTACGACAGCACCCAATTCCCCGACGAGGAGTTGCGCGTGCTCGAACGCAACGTCCTGCTGCCCGGCAGCAAGGTGAGTTGGCGGTACCAGATCGCCCAGTCGCGCGAAGCGCTGGACCTGCAGGTTGGCGCGGTGCGCGCGACGCTGATCCCCAGCCTCGCGTTGCTCGGGCTCGGGCTTATCATTCTCGCTGCCCTCCAGACCTTCTACGGCCTGTGGCCGCTCCGCCACATCCGCCGCGCGATCGCGGCGATGCGCGGGGGCCATCACCGGCGCGTCACCGCACCGCTGCCCCTCGAAGTGCAGCCGATGGTCGACGAACTCAATGCGTTGCTCGCGCATAACGAGAAGCAGGCGGAAGAAGCGCGGCTGCATGCGGGCAACCTCGCGCATGCGCTCAAGACCCCGCTCACCGTCCTCGTCAACAGCGCGACGAGTTCGGACTCGGAGCTTGCCGACACGGTGCGGCGCGAAGCCGCGACGATGCAGCGGCAGGTCGATCACCATCTGGCGCGTGCACGCGCCGTCGGTCGGCGCGGGGCGGCGCAAGCGCGCGCGGTCGTCTGGGACAGCGCGAACAGCGTGTCGCGCGCCGTCGCGGCGCTCCATCCCGACGTGCGGCTCGATGTCGCGGGCGACAAGACAATCGTCGCGCGGGTCGAGCGTCAGGATCTCGACGAGCTGGTCGGGAATTTGCTCGAGAATGCGGCCAAATATGGCGGCGGCAGCGTCTTCGTCACCATCCAGCGCGACGGCGACATGGCCGAGATACTGGTCGAGGACGACGGCACCGGGATATCGCTCGCCGACCGCGATCGGGTCATCGACCGCGGCGTGCGGCTCGACAGCGGCAAGCCCGGTACCGGGCTGGGGCTGGCGATCGTCCGCGACGTCGCCGAAATCTATGGCGGGAGCATCGCGCTCGAAGAGAGCGACGATCTGGGCGGGCTGTTGGTGCGGCTGCGGTTGCCGGCGGGTTAA
- a CDS encoding DUF4170 domain-containing protein, with the protein MSKLHLVFGGRVSDPQTLDFVDLSNLDVVGLFPDYKSAEKAWRAAAQRTVDDAEMKYVVVHLHKLLQPDAE; encoded by the coding sequence ATGAGCAAATTGCATCTCGTGTTCGGTGGACGCGTCAGCGATCCGCAGACGCTCGACTTCGTCGATCTCAGCAATCTGGACGTCGTTGGGCTGTTCCCCGACTATAAGTCCGCCGAAAAAGCGTGGCGCGCCGCCGCGCAGCGCACCGTCGACGATGCCGAGATGAAATATGTCGTCGTCCATCTGCACAAGCTGCTGCAGCCGGACGCAGAGTAA
- the hrpB gene encoding ATP-dependent helicase HrpB, which yields MTIPLPIDIVLPDIMAALVLKPNAVVVAPPGAGKTTRVAPALLDQPWCKGEVWLLSPRRLAARAAAERIAEEMGVAVGGPVGYATRLDSKQSAATRLLVMTPGLFRNRILADPELAGVSAVLFDEVHERSLDGDFALALAIDAQQGLRDDLRLVAMSATLDGARFGALLGDAPVVRSEGKIWPLELRHIGRRAEDRLEASVLGAVRQALVEESEGDMLAFLPGAADIERAAAAVEDARLPLVVHRLHGQIDPAMQRRALVRDPGGARKLILATSIAETSLTIEGVRIVIDAGLSRRPRFDKAAGITRLVTERASQASATQRAGRAARQGPGVAYRLWEAPATAGMPPFDPPEIHENDLMPVVLDCASWGIVDPRQLGWLDPPSPAAVAEAKSRLQVIGALTADGRITAHGKALAAIPLPVPLAHMLLDAARADESELAARLAVLLTEPGLGGRGVDVEARLARWKGSKGDRAEGAWRLARRLAGIGERLAADTGAIDTRSVGGWIATAWPDRVARARAGQRGDYLSVGGRAYRIDPLDPLAGSEWLAIADAQGHAAGVRILAAAAIDRAEVEAIFAGQIVSHQASSYDAATDRVDHRRERRLGAIALASGQAGRSEGAEDDMAVRLAAVREKGLGLIGWGPTSHALRQRASFAGLDTLSAPALADSLDIWLAPLLEKSRGLRDIGDQRLADALMQLLDWPARQLLEKLAPADYATPAGSRHAIDYGADGGPTVAVRAQEMFGLARHPVIGDPPVPLVLALTSPAHRPIQTTRDIASFWSGSWAEVAKEMRGRYPKHSWPDDPANARPTLMTKAAQARRDAQ from the coding sequence ATGACGATCCCGCTGCCGATCGATATCGTGCTCCCCGACATCATGGCGGCGCTGGTGCTGAAGCCCAATGCGGTCGTCGTCGCGCCGCCGGGCGCGGGCAAGACGACGCGCGTCGCCCCGGCGCTGCTCGATCAGCCCTGGTGCAAGGGCGAGGTGTGGCTGCTGTCGCCGCGGCGGCTTGCCGCGCGCGCTGCCGCCGAGCGGATCGCCGAAGAGATGGGCGTCGCGGTCGGCGGGCCGGTCGGTTACGCAACCCGCCTCGACAGCAAGCAGTCGGCGGCGACGCGCCTGCTCGTGATGACGCCGGGGCTGTTCCGCAATCGCATCCTCGCCGATCCCGAACTTGCCGGCGTGTCGGCGGTGCTGTTCGACGAAGTCCATGAACGCAGCCTCGACGGCGATTTCGCGCTGGCGCTGGCGATCGACGCGCAACAGGGGCTGCGCGACGATCTTCGCCTCGTCGCAATGTCGGCGACGCTCGACGGGGCGCGCTTCGGGGCGCTCCTCGGCGATGCGCCGGTGGTGCGGAGCGAGGGCAAGATCTGGCCGCTCGAACTCCGTCATATCGGCCGCCGCGCCGAAGACCGGCTGGAGGCCAGCGTGCTGGGCGCGGTGCGGCAGGCACTGGTCGAAGAGAGTGAGGGCGACATGCTCGCCTTCCTGCCCGGTGCCGCCGATATCGAACGGGCTGCGGCGGCGGTCGAGGACGCACGCCTGCCGCTCGTCGTCCATCGCCTGCACGGGCAGATCGACCCGGCGATGCAGCGGCGGGCGCTCGTCCGCGATCCCGGCGGCGCGCGCAAGCTGATCCTCGCGACGAGCATCGCCGAAACCAGCCTGACGATCGAGGGCGTGCGGATTGTGATCGACGCCGGCCTGTCGCGACGCCCGCGCTTCGACAAGGCGGCGGGCATCACGCGTCTTGTCACCGAACGTGCGAGCCAGGCGTCGGCCACCCAGCGTGCCGGGCGTGCGGCGCGGCAGGGGCCGGGGGTCGCCTATCGCCTGTGGGAAGCGCCGGCAACGGCGGGCATGCCGCCGTTCGACCCGCCCGAAATCCACGAGAATGACCTGATGCCCGTCGTGCTCGATTGCGCGAGCTGGGGCATCGTTGATCCGCGCCAGCTCGGCTGGCTCGACCCGCCGTCGCCCGCCGCGGTCGCCGAGGCGAAATCGCGGCTGCAGGTGATCGGGGCGCTGACCGCCGACGGACGCATCACCGCGCACGGCAAGGCGCTCGCCGCCATCCCCCTGCCGGTGCCGCTCGCGCATATGCTGCTCGATGCCGCGCGCGCGGATGAAAGCGAACTGGCGGCGCGGCTGGCGGTGCTGCTCACCGAACCCGGGCTCGGCGGACGCGGTGTCGATGTCGAGGCGCGGCTGGCGCGCTGGAAAGGGTCGAAGGGCGACCGCGCCGAAGGGGCGTGGCGGCTCGCGCGGCGGCTGGCCGGGATCGGCGAGAGGCTGGCGGCCGATACAGGCGCCATCGATACGCGTTCGGTCGGCGGCTGGATTGCGACGGCTTGGCCCGACCGGGTGGCGCGAGCGCGCGCCGGCCAGCGCGGCGACTATCTGAGTGTGGGCGGGCGTGCCTATCGCATCGATCCGCTCGACCCGCTGGCGGGCAGCGAGTGGCTCGCGATTGCCGACGCGCAGGGCCATGCTGCGGGGGTACGCATCCTCGCCGCGGCGGCGATCGACCGCGCCGAGGTCGAGGCCATTTTTGCCGGACAGATCGTGTCGCATCAGGCGAGCAGCTATGACGCCGCGACCGACCGCGTCGATCATCGCCGCGAACGCCGGCTCGGCGCCATCGCGCTGGCGAGCGGCCAGGCGGGGCGTAGCGAGGGCGCCGAAGACGATATGGCGGTGCGTCTCGCGGCCGTCCGCGAGAAGGGGCTCGGGCTCATCGGCTGGGGGCCGACATCGCACGCGCTACGTCAGCGCGCGTCCTTCGCCGGGCTCGATACGCTCTCTGCGCCGGCGCTCGCCGACAGCCTCGACATCTGGCTCGCGCCGTTGCTCGAAAAATCGCGCGGGCTCCGCGATATCGGCGACCAGCGGCTTGCCGATGCGCTGATGCAGCTGCTCGACTGGCCGGCGCGGCAATTGCTCGAAAAGCTGGCGCCGGCGGATTATGCGACGCCGGCGGGCAGCCGCCACGCGATCGATTATGGCGCCGATGGCGGCCCTACGGTGGCGGTGCGCGCGCAGGAGATGTTCGGGCTCGCGCGTCATCCGGTGATCGGCGATCCGCCCGTGCCGCTCGTCCTCGCGCTCACGTCGCCGGCGCATCGCCCGATCCAAACGACGCGCGATATCGCATCCTTCTGGAGCGGAAGCTGGGCGGAGGTCGCGAAGGAGATGCGCGGCCGCTATCCCAAGCATAGCTGGCCCGACGACCCGGCGAATGCGCGTCCGACGCTGATGACCAAAGCGGCACAGGCACGCCGCGACGCGCAATAA
- a CDS encoding chorismate mutase — MDDQLSRYRQSIDNIDAALVYMLAERFKVTKAVGELKAKGGLPPADPAREERQIERLRDLARDADLDPEFSEKFLRFIIDEVIRHHEQAKRENGA, encoded by the coding sequence ATGGACGACCAACTGAGCCGCTATCGCCAGAGCATCGACAATATCGACGCGGCGCTCGTCTATATGCTGGCCGAGCGCTTCAAGGTTACCAAGGCGGTGGGCGAACTCAAGGCGAAGGGCGGCCTGCCGCCCGCCGACCCGGCCCGCGAGGAGCGGCAGATCGAACGGCTGCGCGACCTAGCGCGCGACGCCGACCTCGACCCCGAATTCAGCGAGAAATTCCTGCGCTTCATCATCGATGAGGTGATCCGCCACCATGAGCAGGCGAAGCGGGAGAATGGCGCATGA
- the eno gene encoding phosphopyruvate hydratase — MTAIIDIHGREILDSRGNPTVEVDVLLEDGSFGRAAVPSGASTGAHEAVELRDGDKGRYFGKGVTKAVAAVNGEIAEALIGLDAEDQREIDMAMIDLDGTPNKSRLGANAILGVSLAAAKAAADARGLPLYRYVGGVSARTLPVPMMNIINGGEHADNPIDVQEFMIMPVGAGSIAEAVRWGSEIFHTLKKGLSAKGLATAVGDEGGFAPNLASTRDALDFIAASIDQAGFKLGTDVVLALDCAATEFFKNGKYEISGEGLSLSPEQMADYLAALVNDYPINSIEDGMSEDDFTGWKALTDLVGDKCQLVGDDLFVTNPLRLEQGIKDGLANSLLVKVNQIGTLSETLDAVDMAHRARYTAVMSHRSGETEDSTIADLAVATNCGQIKTGSLARSDRLAKYNQLIRIEEELGDMARYPGAAIFG, encoded by the coding sequence ATGACCGCCATCATCGACATCCACGGCCGCGAAATCCTCGATAGCCGCGGCAATCCGACCGTCGAAGTCGACGTGTTGCTCGAGGATGGCAGCTTCGGCCGCGCCGCGGTGCCCTCGGGCGCGTCGACCGGCGCGCACGAGGCGGTCGAACTGCGCGATGGCGACAAGGGCCGTTATTTCGGCAAGGGCGTGACCAAAGCAGTCGCGGCGGTGAACGGCGAGATCGCCGAAGCGCTCATCGGCCTCGATGCCGAGGACCAGCGCGAAATCGACATGGCGATGATCGACCTCGACGGCACGCCGAACAAGAGCCGCCTCGGCGCCAATGCGATCCTCGGCGTCAGCCTCGCCGCCGCGAAGGCCGCGGCCGATGCGCGCGGCCTGCCGCTCTATCGTTACGTCGGCGGCGTCTCGGCGCGCACGCTGCCGGTGCCGATGATGAACATCATCAACGGCGGCGAGCATGCCGACAATCCGATCGACGTGCAGGAATTCATGATCATGCCCGTCGGCGCCGGCAGCATCGCCGAGGCGGTGCGTTGGGGCAGCGAAATCTTCCACACGCTCAAGAAGGGCCTGTCGGCGAAGGGCCTCGCGACCGCGGTCGGCGACGAGGGCGGCTTTGCCCCGAACCTCGCTTCGACGCGCGATGCGCTCGACTTTATCGCCGCGTCGATCGACCAGGCAGGTTTCAAGCTCGGCACCGACGTCGTGCTCGCGCTCGACTGCGCCGCGACCGAATTCTTCAAGAACGGCAAGTACGAGATCAGCGGTGAAGGTTTGTCGCTGAGCCCCGAACAGATGGCCGATTATCTCGCTGCACTCGTCAACGACTATCCGATAAACTCGATCGAGGACGGCATGAGCGAAGACGACTTCACCGGCTGGAAGGCGCTGACCGACCTCGTCGGCGACAAGTGCCAGCTCGTCGGCGACGATCTGTTCGTCACCAACCCGCTACGGCTGGAGCAGGGCATCAAGGACGGCCTCGCCAACTCGCTGCTCGTCAAGGTCAACCAGATCGGCACACTGTCCGAAACATTGGACGCGGTCGATATGGCGCACCGCGCGCGCTACACTGCGGTGATGTCGCACCGTTCGGGCGAGACCGAGGATTCGACCATCGCCGACCTCGCGGTCGCCACCAACTGCGGCCAGATCAAGACCGGCAGCCTCGCGCGCTCCGACCGGCTCGCCAAGTACAACCAGCTCATCCGCATCGAGGAAGAGCTGGGCGACATGGCGCGCTATCCGGGAGCGGCGATTTTCGGTTGA
- a CDS encoding DUF1801 domain-containing protein, translated as MTMGRAAESPDAYIAALSGWQRERCEMMRSTIMTAAPFAETIKWTNLVFLANGPCILIRAEESRVLLGFWRGKRLRDIEPRIKASGKYELGNLVLTVEAEVSPAMVTQLASEAFRLNAELGNPAARA; from the coding sequence ATGACGATGGGGCGGGCCGCCGAAAGCCCCGATGCCTATATTGCCGCGTTGTCGGGCTGGCAGCGCGAGCGCTGCGAAATGATGCGCTCTACGATCATGACGGCGGCGCCGTTTGCAGAAACGATCAAATGGACCAACCTCGTCTTTCTGGCGAATGGTCCGTGCATCCTGATCCGCGCCGAGGAAAGCCGCGTCCTGCTCGGTTTCTGGCGCGGCAAGCGGCTCCGCGACATCGAACCGCGGATCAAGGCGAGCGGAAAATACGAGCTCGGTAATCTGGTGCTAACTGTGGAGGCCGAAGTGTCGCCCGCGATGGTGACGCAGCTCGCTTCCGAAGCCTTCCGGCTCAACGCCGAACTCGGCAATCCGGCAGCGCGCGCATGA